The proteins below come from a single Oxyura jamaicensis isolate SHBP4307 breed ruddy duck chromosome 1, BPBGC_Ojam_1.0, whole genome shotgun sequence genomic window:
- the LOC118178604 gene encoding uncharacterized protein LOC118178604, producing the protein MTGQRFGKCIAFCLLPWSCLSVAQSGAAGPRTALPSAGHVRKELPRDSDNGTYVHSNISVQCTALPTPRHGHYYVDRGSGVSLGSVIVYWCEEGYQLVGSERLSCLHPETTPSWSHPEPRCEAVPPAPQAGSRLAVAAALVSGAVIAALAAAFAVCCWRERARRSRGPGQQRQPRRKGGRWQRGPSAAESGRRALGRLRQHHRRDYRLPALSSSVLPGAYAGCSNLACQRSSENLPKLPLESSHPGAHLLPPWAARPPAAPHRLLLPGGPDCIDLTRGLPPGCYRSYEEHQLLHKFGRPV; encoded by the exons ATGACGGGACAAAGGTTTGGAAAATGCATCGCTTTTTGCCTATTGCCTTGGAGCTGCCTGAGTGTTGCCCAGAGTGGTGCTGCTGGGCCCAGGACTGCTTTGCCCAGTGCAGGACATGTCAGGAAGGAGCTGCCCAGAGACTCTGACAACGGAACCTACGTGCACAGCAACATCTCAG TACAGtgcacagctctgcccacaCCACGCCACGGACACTACTACGTGGACAGAGGCTCAGGCGTCTCCTTGGGATCAGTCATTGTGTACTGGTGCGAGGAAGGCTATCAGCTGGTGGGCAGCGAGAGGCTGTCCTGCCTCCACCCAGAGACCACCCCATCCTGGAGCCACCCTGAGCCCCGCTGTGAGG CCGTCCCGCCGGCCCCGCAGGCGGGCTCCCGCCTGGCCGTCGCCGCCGCGCTGGTGAGCGGAGCCGTCATCGCGGCGCTGGCCGCCGCCTTCGCCGTCTGCTGCTGGCGGGAGCGGGCGCGGAGGAGCCGCGGCCCGGG gcagcagcggcAGCCTCGGAGGAAGGGCGGACGATGGCAGCGCGGCCCCTCGGCGGCGGAGAGCGGGCGGAGAGCCCTCGGGAGGCTGAGGCAGCACCACCGCCGCGATTACCGCCTGCCAGCCCTCTCCAGCTCCGTGCTCCCGGGGGCATACGCAGGCTGCAGTAACCTGGCTTGCCAAAG GAGTTCAGAAAACCTGCCAAAGCTGCCCCTGGAGAGCTCACACCCCGGAGCACATCTCCTGCCCCCATGGGCAGCACGCCCCCCCGCAGCACCCCaccgcctgctgctgcctgggggacCTGACTGCATCGACCTCACCCGGGGCCTGCCCCCCGGCTGCTACAGAAGCTACGAAGAACACCAGCTCTTGCACAAGTTTGGGAGGCCAGTTTGA